The DNA segment CTCAAAATCAATCTTATCATTTACGAAATTTCCGCATGGATGTTGAAAAATTTTCATTTCAATGTAACTTGAAACTTTGTTACAGCAGTACTTATATCCAGAACACCTGGATGATATGTTATAGGTTCTAAAGATAATTATACTCATAGAAGTAAGATAATAAGTTTATACTTCATAATAGTATTTTCTTAATGAATCATATACTTGTATATACTGTATGTACAAAAATATGAAGTGATTGTGTATGTGGACATATTTGATGGCCAAGTGTAATGTGGTGTACTGAGGTTATTTACTGCTCAGGCATGTAGGTGATAGTTTTTGGTTAACCTTCAATTTATCAAGTTGATCCATTATTTGTGTCAAGTGTTGCCATCTGCTGCAAGTGCTCGGGTGGTCTGTTGACTGGCCTGAACCGGTGAATGAAATCTAGCCTTGACCACATAACATTTTGTTGTGCTTGATCTGCTCACAGCCTGTGGATTAATCATTGCTGGCTAATTATTTTCTCTAGAATGCCCAAGCAATCTTCAGAAGTTTAGCCATTTATGTCCTTGTTCATTTTTCTGGTTGAGGTTGATGTGCTATCTCCATTTCAGGAAGAATACATTGGTGAGGACGAAATAGGGAAGTTGTCCTGCGAGCATCGCTACCATGCCACATGCATTGCCCAGTGGCTTCGGCGGAAGAACTGGTGCCCGATCTGCAAGTCATCTGTCCTGCCATCACAGTAATCTGGCTAAAACCTCAGCCGTTTGTGTCCTCTGTGAATACAGACTTGTAATAAATCTAGGATTCTTCCTCATGTCTGATTGATTCCCCAGACATGTATCACAACTTTCAGAATGTTGTGTGGGACAATGCCATATGAAGCAGCTCCTATATGCTTTGTTACCTCTGTTTTCCCAGCTGAAATTATTTAAGAATTTAAAAAGCCTAATTAGGATTATTGGTGTCGGTTTGTGATAAATCAGCTTAAAATATTTTTGATCAAATTGATGTTGGGGTGAAGAATGTTGGAAGTGACTTCAGATTAGtcctatgtgctatcttgtatatttaGATGGAGGACTCATAATTTTGAGGATTGAAACATTTGCATGCAAGATAGATCACATTGTTGATAAGTATTGTTTACCTCTGAAATTGAAAATAAATGGATTATTTCTGTAATTTAGAATAGGCTGCAGGTTTTCTTGCAATGCATAGCTTTTCTTAAAGAGATAGATGCTATTCACATTGCAATCTGTTCTTCCTATGCTCCATGCATTGCTCTACACAAAAAAAGAACCAGTAAATTAACACATATCTGATATTTctgaggttgttttgttcatcaaaaTAGGAACAGCCAGTAAACAGGAAGAACTAAAAAGATCTTTGACTCTGGAAACTTACACAAACCATTATCCTTCTGCCACGTGGTTAGCTCTGGATCTGTAGAAAGCAGAGAATCCAACCTCAGCTTGCGTTCCGCAATATCAAGCCATTGTTCTCAGAGCTGTGACATACGAACAGATTGCCACCAGGCAAGAAAGAAACAGTTCCTCCATCAAACACCATGGCCTTAGCCTCCTCTCAGCTCAGCTTTCTCACTGGAAGGCCACTCCCCCCTGTCCCCAAGCACAACAAGAAGCCACACCTGATCCCACTGAAGCCATGCAGGTCCTCCATGGACAAGGGCTCATCAAGGTACAGTCTTTTATGCTTACTCTTGGCTTCCAGTTGTTGGCTAGATTGGTTATTGATCTTGTTGCTTTTGCTCTATCAATGGAGCAGTGAGAGAAGTGAGATGAAGTTGGCCCAACTGGCGATGGTCGCAGTAGCAGCGGGGGTGCTGACGCTTGGATCTGTCGAACCGGCGGTGGCCGCGAAGTCCGGTGGCAGAATTGGTGGTCAGGCCTTCCGGTCAGCAGCTCCCAGGGTCTCCGGCCCCCGGATTAACAACTCAAGGTAGCCAAAGGACTAACTTGGATGAAAAATCTTAGATGGGATACATGGTGTTAGTGTTCTGCTGAAATTTTTAGCTTCAATCAGATTATCTTGTTTCTTAACTATAGTCTCCACAGGTTATGCCAGTTTTGGTGTTGTGTAGCCCTGTAGTAATTGGGTGAGCTTTTAGAGTGAAGAGTTGGAGTGTACGAAACAATAGTCATCTAATTGCAGCATGTTATAATTCAGCATACAAGTGAAAGTTAAGACCACAGCTAAGTTCTCAAAAGGCATTGAACTCTTTGTATTCCTTATAAAAGTTTGGTTAGATTCTGCAAATGCAGCTGGTTTCATTGTTCCCTTTTCTGTTTTCAatttgatacattcaaattaagagtcatttttaatatttatttttgaaggAAAGAATGAGTTATAATACTCCCATTTTATTAGAAAAGCATAGAAGAATCAACAAATATCTCTCAGTATAACTGCAGTAGCTATAGATATCAATCTTTTTCTGAGTTTTTTGCTTAAATTGTATTTCCGAGAGGACCAGAGATTATCTATAGAGACTTTGTCGAATCAGTGTTGAGCTTAGAACATAAT comes from the Musa acuminata AAA Group cultivar baxijiao chromosome BXJ1-10, Cavendish_Baxijiao_AAA, whole genome shotgun sequence genome and includes:
- the LOC103969061 gene encoding FLUCTUATING-LIGHT-ACCLIMATION protein 1, chloroplastic-like, whose translation is MALASSQLSFLTGRPLPPVPKHNKKPHLIPLKPCRSSMDKGSSSERSEMKLAQLAMVAVAAGVLTLGSVEPAVAAKSGGRIGGQAFRSAAPRVSGPRINNSRTNIYINPLVAPPLVGGYGYGVPFYGGWGWSPFTFFAPGPSVAVGIGGGFDVFITFLVLGAVAAVIRRLFGRRDVDEDDY